One Manihot esculenta cultivar AM560-2 chromosome 6, M.esculenta_v8, whole genome shotgun sequence DNA segment encodes these proteins:
- the LOC110617893 gene encoding IST1 homolog, with product MWHSGHPFATLDDAGMRKKLDALLGRTFKVFKFITLANLATSRVAVFKNQRQIRCNQARSEVLQLLQHGEHERALLRVEHVIKEQHTLDVYVMVEGYCNLLVERVHLIDKERVCPDEMKEAVSSLIYASNRCGDFPELLEIRTIFTAWYGKEFAARAIELRNNCGVNPRMIQKLSTRQPSLYSRLKVLKEIASENNIILQLEEASLTNEEALKQNHYEPESSTSSGGPKRKYKDAVDAAQDAFKLSANAAAAAKAALELSRSEPHDTHNNNSSKNRGKSSMR from the exons ATGT GGCATTCTGGTcatccctttgcaactctt GACGACGCAGGcatgagaaagaagcttgaCGCTCTTCTTGGAAGAACCTTCAAGGTCTTTAAATTCATCACACTTGCCAATCTTGCTACCTCTCGCGTTGCAGTTTTCAAGAACCAACGCCAAATCAGGTGCAATCAAGCTCGCTCTGAAGTGCTTCAGCTTCTTCAACATGGCGAGCATGAACGTGCTCTTCTTCGT GTTGAGCATGTGATCAAGGAGCAGCATACGCTGGATGTGTATGTTATGGTTGAAGGGTACTGCAATCTCTTGGTTGAAAGAGTTCACCTCATTGATAAAGAgag AGTGTGTCCTGATGAAATGAAGGAGGCAGTGTCAAGCTTAATATATGCATCTAACAGATGCGGAGATTTCCCTGAGCTTCTTGAAATCCGAACCATTTTCACCGCTTGGTATGGGAAAGAATTTGCTGCTCGTGCTATTGAATTGCGAAATAATTGTGGAGTGAATCCTAGG ATGATACAAAAGCTTTCAACCAGGCAGCCTAGCTTGTATAGCAGATTGAAGGTCCTCAAGGAGATTGCCTCAGAAAATAACATTATTTTGCAGCTTGAGGAAGCCTCTCTTACAAATGAG GAAGCACTGAAGCAGAACCATTATGAGCCAGAGTCATCAACTAGTTCAGGTGGCCCTAAGCGAAAGTATAAGGATGCAGTTGATGCAGCCCAAGATGCCTTTAAGCTATCAGCCAATGCAGCAGCTGCAGCAAAAGCAGCTCTGGAACTCTCTCGATCCGAACCCCACGATACTCACAATAATAACAGTTCCAAAAATCGAGGAAAAAGTAGTATGAGATAA
- the LOC110616933 gene encoding 30S ribosomal protein 3-1, chloroplastic — MLSMAIQSGLSSVFTVSPFPCQTLSCKTVKTSIFVNPKPNMLPSSTILEPKIRPISRNQRIIGFAAPEALAAETPIEAEEATEVEESIPKQEIEKVEVTVKQVEKPRLVLKFIWMEKNIGLALDQVIPGHGTVPLSPYYFWPRKDAWEELKTTLESKPWISQKKMIILLNQATDIINLWQQSGGNLTT; from the exons ATGTTATCTATGGCAATTCAATCTGGTCTTAGCAGTGTTTTCACTGTGTCCCCATTTCCTTGTCAGACCCTTAGTTGCAAGACAGTTAAAACCAGCATTTTCGTCAATCCCAAACCCAATATGTTACCCTCTTCAACCATTCTTGAACCAAAAATCAGACCCATTTCCAGAAACCAAAGAATAATAGGTTTTGCAGCCCCAGAAGCTCTTGCAGCTGAAACGCCAATTGAAGCGGAAGAAGCCACGGAAGTGGAAGAATCAATCCCCAAGCAAGAAATTGAG AAAGTTGAAGTGACGGTGAAGCAAGTGGAGAAGCCAAGGCTGGTGTTGAAGTTCATATGGATGGAGAAAAACATTGGGTTGGCTCTTGATCAGGTAATTCCTGGACATGGTACTGTTCCCTTGAGTCCATACTATTTTTGGCCAAGAAAAGATGCATGGGAAGAGCTTAAGACCACTCTAGAGAGTAAGCCATGGATATCCCAGAAGAAGATGATCATCCTTCTCAATCAGGCCACTGATATCATCAATTTGTGGCAGCAAAGTGGTGGCAATCTTACCACATAA